TCGATCTTCTCTAATGTATGGAAATCGAATGGTTTCCGCTCACACGCAGAGCTGATGTTCGTTTCATTGTCAAAATTATGCGTATTTTCGTATACTAAAAAGGGAATGACTTGTTATCGTCATTTGTGTATGCTTAATTTCTTAACTTGTTTTGTTGTCATTTAATGGCAGGAGGGAAAACCACTTGTTCTTAATGTGGTGAGAAAAGCAGAACAGCTGCTCGTTAATGACATGTAAGCTATGTGATTGTCAGTAAACTCATTTCGCTATTAATTTAAGACGCTAACATTATTCACGTTAACCTGATTTGTGCCGTTAATTATTTGCTTACGATTTGATTCCTCATTACACCCAGGTCTCGCGTTAAGGAATACCTTCCAATCGTTGGACTGGCAGATTTCAATAAGCTGAGCGCTAAGCTGATTCTTGGTGCTGACAGGTATAGAAGACGGATTGATATCTCTTCGAATCCTTTTTTCTTTATCATGTTTTGTTTGGAGGTGTATTGATCAGTTGTTTGGTACAGCCCTGCTATTCAAGAGAACCGGATTACTACCGTCCAATGTCTATCGGGCACTGGCTCATTGAGAGTTGGAGGTGAATTTTTGGCAAGGCATTATCATGAAGTAAGTGCTTACTTGTTGCATCTTCTCTTGTTTCTACTATTGTGTAGATTATGGTTCAGCGAACTTAACCGTATCTATTTTACTGCAGCGCACAATATACATACCCCTGCCGACATGGGGAAACCACACCAAAGTTTTCACTCTGGCAGGGTTGACTGTGAAAAGTTACCGGTATTATGATCCAGCAACTCGTGGCCTCAACTTCCAAGGTTTAGAACTAGACGTGTTAATAGTTTCTTATTGTGTCTATCACAGTTGAATTTCTTTGCCCCAACTATTTCATCTTCTGCCATAtagtttttttcttaatttactAATAGTTCTTCCCTCGTGGGGTAATTGGCAGCAGGCATTATAACGTGTCTATTCTTCGTCCTGTTTTAATACTCTTTTCGTTTCATTTAACAGGCCTCTTGGAAGACCTCAGCTCTGCCCCAGCTGGAGCAATTGTACTTCTCCATGCATGTGCTCATAACCCCACTGGTGTTGATCCAACCCTTGAGCAGTGGGAGCAGATCAGACAGCTTGTGAGATCAAGAGGATTATTACCGTTCTTCGACAGTGCTTATCAGGTAGATTGCGTATAAAGTTCCAACTCCTGTACACACTAGTTTCTTCTTTCTGTTTAACGTCATGCTATTCTAACTACTCATGGtgaattgttttcttttcttcataGGGTTTTGCTAGTGGAAGTTTGGATGGAGATGCACAGTCTGTTCGTAGGTTTGCTGCTGATGGTGGAGAGTGCCTTATTGCTCAAAGTTATGCAAAAAACATGGGTCTGTACGGCGAACGTGTTGGAGCCTTAAGCATTGTAAGACTCATTCCATAACTTTCAGTTGCGATTTCCCTTACTTTGATGCATCCCACAAAAATTCATGCGAGGCAAATTGTCTCTTGATTGTATTCGTTGTCAAAATTTCTACTTGAACATAGGTCTGCAAGAATGCTGATGTTGCAAGCAAGGTTGAGAGCCAACTGAAGCTTGTGATCAGGCCCATGTACTCGAACCCACCCATTCATGGTGCATCCATTGTAGCCACCATTCTCAAGGATAGGTACTCTTTGAATCTTGTTCAAATGCCTGTTAAATGGCAATGACTTGATGTGTCTTTAGCTAATTACTGAATTCCAACccgaatcttttttttttcttcactacTTCGAGTTCTAGTTGCCTCCTCACTTTTTGTATTCTGCGGTCAGGGACTTGTTCAACGAATGGACAATTGAGCTGAAGGCCATGGCCGATCGTATCATCAGCATGCGGCATCAGCTTTTTGAATCCTTGCGTGCTAAGGGTGAGTGTTTCCATATGGGAATGAGTATCATGCATTTCCGTAGCAGTTTGCATAGTTACATCACCTCACTGAGTTGTTATTCTGCAGGCACACCCGGTGACTGGAGCCACATCATCAAGCAAATCGGAATGTTTACCTTCACCGGATTGAACTCCGAGCAagttgccttcatgactaaagAGTACCATATTTACATGACATCCGACGGGTAATCAATCAGCTTTTTTATTAAACGAAGCCTAATCTTCTGAACGTCAAGGATAGAAATTTCGTTGCATATCCAAACACGTCTTGACGCAGATAGAGTGACGATTTGCAGAATGAGGCGATCGacttaattttctttcttggtttttgcAGGAGGATTAGCATGGCGGGTCTGAGCTCAAGAACCGTCCCTCATCTTACAGAGGCAATACATGCCGCTGTTACTCGCGCTGCATAATCATATGTTAAGAAGGCAACATTTTCTTGTTGTGAGCCAACTTCAACATTGGACTCTTCCCTTTCTGCAGTTTTCTTGTAATAATTGTTTTACCTCATTGGATGAGGTTAAAGATTTGGCCGAGTATGATAAGATGAAGAAAATCTGGAGGATTTGTGTGACGTTTTCTACCTCCCCCATCTCAAACTTTGTATGCATTCATAAGAAATATTCATGTCAAATTAAAAGTTTTTGGAGGATTCtttgtttcataatttttggATGCTTTTCAATTTCAATAGTTTGGGACGGTGGagtaatttgaaaaataaacggTTAAGATTTGAACAATGAAGATTGTTTATAAAGCCAGATtgcttagagcatctccaaaggagatgttaAAAAGTTCACATCAGCATTAATAGTAATAAAAGACATCACTAATGTTTTCCAATCGAAATGTCAATTCTTATGTGGTATGACATGGAAAGACAGGAGAGACAACAACTTCAAATCTATTTTTAGTAATTAATAAAtactttttataattttaatagttatcttttgttttaaaatattaattacaactataaaaagtaaataatgtgataaataatagtttaagtttgacatatcggttggagaacaaaatttataaaaagatCAATGTG
Above is a window of Malus sylvestris chromosome 15, drMalSylv7.2, whole genome shotgun sequence DNA encoding:
- the LOC126601379 gene encoding aspartate aminotransferase, cytoplasmic-like isoform X2; its protein translation is MRPQLTSPHAHSSSVSTSSDRRLSALVRHLAAEEDQSSSAMDAHNNSISSSPASAHANSVFAHVVRAPEDPILGVTVAYNKDPSPLKLNLGVGAYRTEEGKPLVLNVVRKAEQLLVNDMSRVKEYLPIVGLADFNKLSAKLILGADSPAIQENRITTVQCLSGTGSLRVGGEFLARHYHERTIYIPLPTWGNHTKVFTLAGLTVKSYRYYDPATRGLNFQGLLEDLSSAPAGAIVLLHACAHNPTGVDPTLEQWEQIRQLVRSRGLLPFFDSAYQGFASGSLDGDAQSVRRFAADGGECLIAQSYAKNMGLYGERVGALSIVCKNADVASKVESQLKLVIRPMYSNPPIHGASIVATILKDRDLFNEWTIELKAMADRIISMRHQLFESLRAKGTPGDWSHIIKQIGMFTFTGLNSEQVAFMTKEYHIYMTSDGRISMAGLSSRTVPHLTEAIHAAVTRAA
- the LOC126601379 gene encoding aspartate aminotransferase, cytoplasmic-like isoform X1; translation: MRPQLTSPHAHSSSVSTSSDRRLSALVRHLAAEEDQSSSAMDAHNNSISSSPASAHANSVFAHVVRAPEDPILGVTVAYNKDPSPLKLNLGVGAYRTEEGKPLVLNVVRKAEQLLVNDMSRVKEYLPIVGLADFNKLSAKLILGADSPAIQENRITTVQCLSGTGSLRVGGEFLARHYHERTIYIPLPTWGNHTKVFTLAGLTVKSYRYYDPATRGLNFQGLLEDLSSAPAGAIVLLHACAHNPTGVDPTLEQWEQIRQLVRSRGLLPFFDSAYQGFASGSLDGDAQSVRRFAADGGECLIAQSYAKNMGLYGERVGALSIVCKNADVASKVESQLKLVIRPMYSNPPIHGASIVATILKDRDLFNEWTIELKAMADRIISMRHQLFESLRAKGECFHMGMSIMHFRSSLHSYITSLSCYSAGTPGDWSHIIKQIGMFTFTGLNSEQVAFMTKEYHIYMTSDGRISMAGLSSRTVPHLTEAIHAAVTRAA